CATATGCACGATGCTGCCACACTCGACGCCACTAGCGATCCGAAGGTATGCTGCGAAGGTGTACAGCTATGGTGGGATCCACTCGGCTTGTGGGATTAGCTCGTTGTTTTGGTATGTCTTCTACGTGGTGCTGTTGCTGAAGCAATTTGGTGGATATGGAGAGGAACAAAGGCCGCTGTTACACGCGCTGCAAGCTCTGACTGGTGTGATGCTAGCGTTGTTTGCGACGTTGATAGTGATGGCGTATCCTACCATTCGCTCAAGGTACCACGACTGGTGGGAACTCTCGCACCGCTTCGCAGGCTGGACTGCCATTCTTGTCATCTGGACACAGACTGTCATTGCCGCATGGCCGATCGCAGACATTCTGGATACAAATGTCGGCATGATCCTAGTCACTACACCAGCTTTCTGGTTCCTCCTCGCAACCAGCTGCATGATCATCTACCCCTGGACACGCCTCCGTCGCCGCGAAGTCGTGGTAGAACCACTATCAGAACGAGCCACGCGCCTCCGCTTCAATAACAGAAAAGTCACGTCCTGCGTGGGTACGAGATTGGCGAACTCGCCACTCATGGAGAACCACGCCTTCGCGACGATCCCCAATCCTGATAACAAGATGGGCTACTCCGTCATCATCTCCAACGCAGGCGACTGGACCAGCAAGATAATCGCAAACCCACCCTCCCACATCTGGATGCGCGGCGCTCACACCATGGGCGTATCGCGAATCGGCCTGCTCTTCAAACCCGTCATCCTAGCCGCCACCGGCTCAGGGATCGGTCCAACGCTTTCCTTCCTACAAGCATATCCCCACTGGCCCTGTCACGTGGTGTGGTCGGCGACGTACCCCGAGGAGACGTTCGGGAAGGAGATTATGAACACTGTCCTAAGGGCGGACCCGAAGGCGGTTATTGTGTGTAGGAAAATGACGGGGAGGTATGCGATGCATGAGTTGGCGTGTGCGGCGTATAGGAGGTTTGAGGCGGAGGCGGTGGTGCTTATTAGTAATCCGATGGAGACGAGAAGGACGGTGTATGAGTTGGAGGCGAGGGGGATACCGGCTTATGGAGCGATTTTCGATTCGTGATGTGGGTTATGAAGTGAACTGATGGCAGTGATGGTGGAGTGTAGATACATGGTGTACGTAGCATCCCGTGCGAATGTACGTAGGAGCAGCTTTGATATCAAGCCTCCGCGGACCTGCAAATACACCCTTTGCCGCCAATGTTCCTCGACTCCCCATGGAGTATTCACTGTGTCGGATCTCGAGAACGGTGGTATCAAAGAGCACATGCGCTAGTCTGAGTGTAGCCAGAGCATCGCTTCCATGCTTAGTGCTCCTCGTCCACTCTAATGATCGCGCGGACTCTATCGCGGTAAGCCACGCGGAAATCAACGGGCTGTTCTCTTGGAGCTGCGCAGAAGCTGCAGCACTCGTCGTGGATCTCTCCCAAGGTCGTTGCGATACCCGCCGTCCATTCCCAGATGGTCTTGAAAGCAATCTGACGCGCCACAACACCACCCAACCCGAGGCCAATGCACAGTCCTCTGTTGGACTGCTGTGACTGCGCCGCGACCTCAAGCAGAATCTGCTCCAGAAGCTCTGGTGTGTCGAAGACACGAGCAGCCGCCATCTGTAGAAGTATTAGACAGTGGCTCTATGTGCCTTCACAATCACGTACCTTGTCTTGCAGTGAGTGAGCGACAAAGTCGAGGTGAAGTCTGCATGTCAGAATGAAGATGTAAATAGAGCCAGAGAAGGTGCAAGCATGCTCGGCGCAAACGGGAGTGGCGTCCTTAGCGTGTTTGCACAAGCGTGTCGAAGTGAAGCAAGAACGAGATTCAACTTTGCAGAACTTCACAACACTCGAAACTGCGAAATCGCCATATTCATCATGCCGGCAGCACTATTCGCCTGCTTCACGCGCTGCTCTCATGGCCGCGATCCCGAGGATGCCCCCGCCCTCCCTCCTTGCAGAGTAGCTCGCCATCACTACCGGACCAAAAGCGACTTACAAAGAATCTCTACAGACGCGATGGATGCCACAAAGGCCGAGCAGCAGGACGTGTCGAATGCCTTGCGTCGAGAGCACCGCCATCAGATCGACGCCGAAGAGCTGCGAAGGCGCCTTGAACAAGTCAGCACACGGCAAGCAGAAGAGGAATCGCACTCACATGCCACTTCGAAGGCTTCGGCAAAGAGCCCTGCAGAAGAGGCACTCGACGACCCGCCCTCGCGATTGATGGCGCTGCCTTCCGAGCTCCGCCTTCTGGTATACGAGCACTACCTCAAACTTCAGCTACCACACGAAAACCCAAGGCTCTTACTGCACGGTCGCGCCGAGAAGACTTCTGTGCGTGTCCTACCTCTTCTGGCGGTCTCGACTCAGGTCAGAGCAGAGTTCTTGCCGTTGTGGGCCAGCAGGATTACTTTCGTCCTCGGGCCAGAGAGAAATGCCTCCTACCAGGGAGAGTGCCTCGACGTTCTTCGAGACACAGTTCTACCGCATATCCGCAAATTCTGCCTGACACGCGTGACTGAAGGATATCACTGGCTCATCACCCTCAAGGGAGCCCGCGCAGCTGATTGCAGCATCATGCCGGACAGCTACTTCCACGAGGGCGCTTTCAAGGTGAATTGTATGGCAGACGACTCGCGTGCTGCCATGGAAGATTTCCTGCGCGACATATCCCGGCACAGAAGTCCGTTATGCCTCGAGAAACACGAGATCTACGAGCTCGGGGACATCTCCTTCGACATGCATCCAGACAGACCTCTCCGGTTCCGGCAAGCTGCTCGTCGCTAGAGGGCCTTGAAGTAACGCCTACTGGTGCAGGCCGTGTTTAAGATGATGCGAAGGGGTCGGAGGCTCGTTCGGCATAGCATCGTCTGGCAGAGGCAGAAGGACTAAATGGATAGCGAGCGGTGACGAAGACCTGACGGCGCGAAAGTGGTGGGGCATTGAAAGACACGGCAATGGTAGTGGTGACCGAGGGTTGATGTTCGACAGCGCTGTATGGACAATGAGAGAAGTGTCGAAGAGGTGAGGGCTGTCGTGGTCATCGGAGGACGTTGCTGGGCTCTGCGGATGGTTTCTGACTCAGCAATCACGCGCTTGTTTTGGGTGCTGTTCTCCGCAGACTATACTACCATATCTGACATGGGAAGCAAGTGCACTTTTCGCCTACCATCGGCACTTCTTGACACATGCTGCGCATGCGTCTCTAGATCTACGCTCCGTCCTCCACACTGTCTCAATGGCTGCTCCACTGCCGAGTGGACTTCACTCGTCACTGGATTCCACAAAGTGTACTGCGACTTCACCAACATGGAAGATCGTGACGAGAATGCTGCCGACGGCATTGCCACAACAAG
Above is a window of Fulvia fulva chromosome 6, complete sequence DNA encoding:
- a CDS encoding Adenylate-forming reductase, whose translation is MRSRRAESAAVACPPSLRDAHTRRYTNITPYQESPWLASRLCLATMPQPTTADTTATEQDHIEGSGPDDSILATHNNPCQPSSLERPASAQSTTSETRTFDENLEAGIRLPEVAHIYGSSSWITLWPSRHKLVNSASSFSTEETYTEKIEPPERVLDICDTRGLGVKAVTFREDEKIITSIVTDAHPEPEFSEKIATKAVIDKMLEEHPLPLVTGPEWRNRFRHGFLSMYRRLHIAVLLANLIALVYCICQVAKYGYSHYAYTDASNAVAANLFVGTLMRHEHAINLFFRICTMLPHSTPLAIRRYAAKVYSYGGIHSACGISSLFWYVFYVVLLLKQFGGYGEEQRPLLHALQALTGVMLALFATLIVMAYPTIRSRYHDWWELSHRFAGWTAILVIWTQTVIAAWPIADILDTNVGMILVTTPAFWFLLATSCMIIYPWTRLRRREVVVEPLSERATRLRFNNRKVTSCVGTRLANSPLMENHAFATIPNPDNKMGYSVIISNAGDWTSKIIANPPSHIWMRGAHTMGVSRIGLLFKPVILAATGSGIGPTLSFLQAYPHWPCHVVWSATYPEETFGKEIMNTVLRADPKAVIVCRKMTGRYAMHELACAAYRRFEAEAVVLISNPMETRRTVYELEARGIPAYGAIFDS